The following nucleotide sequence is from Salvia splendens isolate huo1 chromosome 2, SspV2, whole genome shotgun sequence.
ttgaatattatTACGAGAATGAGACCCACTCATAAGAAAGAAAAACTTGCCAAAAATGAAAGCTTgctatttttgtgggacggccCAAATGATAAAAAAAGACTATTTTTAGCTAATTATTTTGAAGGGAAAATATATAATCCATCCATCCGAAGGTAGTTAAGTTATATTCTTTTTTGGTTATTTCCaagatagttgagtcatttcattttttttttgcaaaagtTCTAACTTCTCTCgtatactttactctctcttcctccctcctactttattctctattttatattactctctcttcattaacctAAGagctcaatttttttaatttctgtatccaaaaaaaatacctcaactaccttgggacggagggagtaattgagACCATGAATTAGAACACCCCTCGTTGAACATTTGAGATCGAATGAACTCTAAATTTGGGTCGAACAAATGAAAATGAGATCGATTTTGTCAACATTTGCATGTCAATCGATGTGGAAGCTACCTCAACTCTCCCCCAATATCAATCATACGCCTATTTCATTCTCCCACATCAATCAACACGTCAAACCCCATGCAATCCCTCAACTCTATATAAACCCCCGCCCACGCATCACcaacaccacaccacaccacaccacaccaccaACAAACTCACCTTCTCTCTCCCACATCCCAATAGcaactagggctggcaaatcgtgcggattgggtcgctATCGGGTCAACCCAATATCGACCCAACCTTATCGGGCAccaacccaacccgaaatcatCGTGTTCTTATCGGGTACAACCCAACagattcgtgtcggattcgtGCGGATTTCGTGTCATCCATAAAAATATCTGTCATCTTTTAATGATAGTAAGTTACTACACAATATAGTTTAATGTTATACGATAACGACCGACATATGATatcatataattaaattttgatattacacgataaaataagatattataaaattaaaataattaaattaaataatttttaaatccaaataataaaattaaattatattaaaattaaatctaaataataaagttaaaataattaaaataattattatttaattaaatttaagtatgcagtaatatttttttatcataaaaataattaataatagtattaatcatatttttactaataaaattaaaatataatattttttaattaataaaaataaataaaattaaaatttaatatattattttaattaataaaaataatcaaaataagtatttttTCTTAACGGataacccaacccaacccaaaattttcgagttcttactgggtcgaccctataaggacccaaatcctaaacatgcgtgttcgtgtcgggttaacttcgtgcggattcgtgtcggattatcgtgttggatcaaaaattgtcagccctaatgGCAACCAAGGCGGCACTCGCAGCAGCTCTCCTCGTGCCCATGGTGGccctcgccgccgccaccgccaccacctTCACCACCTCCTTCGACGAAGACCAGGAGCGTAGCCAGAAAATCATGCCACAGTGAGGCAAAATTATATCCAGGGtagttttatgaattttaataaaggGCCATTTAGTGAAGAAGTTGATACATATTTGGAAATTTGTACCAAAATATAAAAGGATGAGTGGGGTGAggaggggcaattgccccatCTAGACATAGGCTAGCTACGCCCCTGACGAAGAGGCGCGAAAACTACCAGCAATGCAGGCAGCAGGTGCAGGGGCGTCGCTTCCACTCCTACCAGCGCTTCTTGCAGCAGAGGAGCACGAACGAGGATGAGGAGGTCCTCGACTCCTACCAGCCCTCGTCGTCCCTCCAAGCCTGCTGCCAGGAGCTGAAGCAAATGGACAGCCAGCAATGCGGCTGGGAGGCCATCAGGCAGGCCGTCAAGCAGGCGCAGCAGAGCACCCGCCGCTACCAAACCGGCCAATCCGAGCAGGTCTACGAGCAGGCACGCGCCCTCCCGCGTGATGCGGCCTCCGCGAGCAACAATGCCACTTCCGCCTCCTCTTGGTTTGAGGAAATAGACACTGTCAATTACCCCTGTTTATTCCCCTTCCAAATAAAAGTGATGCAAGGATAAAATTTCCGTATTTTCATTTCCCCCATCaatcaatataaataaaaacaaacaaacaatccAAAATCCATCAAACAATCCTAATGCTTTAACTTTAACTTTTCAAGAACTAAAAATACTTCACCATCTGCATTTCCTTCTGCTTGAAACCACACCTATTATAAAACGGCATGTTGTCACTGCTGCAATCGAGAATCACCTTGTAACACCCCGTCGACCGGGCGTGATCAGATAGGAATTCGATTATCTTCTTCCCTAAACGCTTTCCTCGAACATTGGAATCCACAACCACATCTTCGATGTGACCAACTTTGCCACAATTCCTTATGAATTTCTTCTCTATGAAGACGCTCCCGGTTGCAATGATCCTGCCTGAACCTTTATCTTCTATCACGCATATAAGATGGTCGTTGCCATACTTAGCCACCTCCCTAAACCGTTCATTGAATGCTTCGTCGGAGATGGAGTCGCATACAGTCAGCTGCTGAAGCAGCTCCACAAACCCCTTCTTTTTATCCGAGATTTCTAACTTCCTTACTTCAAAtgcctcatcttccatggaAGACTTTGTTTTTTCCATCGAAAATTCTATCCAAATTTCTGAAAACGACAAAGGATCAAGtgatatatattaaattaaatagtgGATTTCAACATCGTCATAGCTACGACGAAAAGTTATCTACAAATTCAGGTGATCTCTTCTATAATTCACAACCGCGTGGGGATCGACGGTATAATAAAActataattaatgaaaattttgcGCAGTAATACAAAATCTCAAATTGCCTGTAATTCTACATGTTCTACTATAAATTAATTCTAGAGATATtccacaaaacaaaaaaaaaagcgaGAAAGAACAGAGCCACATATATCAAAATTCAGTAGCGGCCAACACAACGAATTAAACTAATAATTTATCTGCATAAACTCACGGATAGATCTTAGAAACGGATCGAACCTTTTCGTACAAAGGGAAACTGCCCCGATTCAACAATTAACTCGGATCCAGATTAATAATGTGGATGAATGTTTGACTGTAGGGAACTAACTGAAAAGTGGATTTGCTGAAATGGGGATCACCGTGCAGGCAGCATATTCTTCTTCTAGGGCTTGTCTATTAGCTGAATATAGGTTTATTATCTAATTTAGGCCCAGTTTCTGATGTAAGCCCAATTAtgattattgtgattttttttcctaattttaggagtaattactaaaattatgaactttcctgaaatttaatatttcgCGTAATTTTTAAATATGGTCATAAAAATCATTATATTTTTGCCACGACAAAGTTTTTTGAGCTATAATTTAAATCCATATAACATATTTAATACATGCACTTGGGTGGCATTGAGACTGGTGTAATTGGGCAGCGTGGATAAAAAACAAATTCACTATTTTTTGCAAATCATTTTAATTCTCCAACAATACACAATTTACACCATTCGCATTAATTATCGTCAGATAAACAGTTCCTAATTTTTCTTGATTGAACATAAATAGTCATGTACTTTCAAAATAGGGCATGAGGTTGAGGTCCCTCAAATATTAGGGATATTCACTTTTTTAACTATTTAGATAATTTTTTGGTCCAAAATACTCTGAACATATGAGGACATTTTTTATCATTCAAAAAATTAGACTGATTTTGGATATAGAGAATGATATTATAACGATGCACCCAAGCATGAAATATGATATTTTAGTCATGTTTGGATACCTAAAACAATATTTCTAATATATCCTAAAAATTCCTTAAAAATTTCtttagtaaataaataagattaacATAGCCATTCGATTGTACTTATTATTAacatatatgtataatattGTAATAATTACAAGTATGATTTTGATGCAtccatattaatatattatattaacatAGACGATAATATTATTCTAGATATAAAAAAACTATCCAAATTTTTGAATGACCaaagccccccccccccccccccccccccccccccccacacacacacacacacacacatatctTGAGATATTGTGATcctaaaattagtaaaaaagtACCGAAAATGCTACTAGTATTTTTAATGTGTAGAGTCTATTCTTGTTCATTTCCTGAAAATCAGGATTGTTTATGTAATTCACTCTTCCATTAAAAATACAATGCACCTTGAAACCAGCAGTCGACCTATATCACCATTCTTGCAAGAAATACGCAAGTAACAATTTACAATGTAAAGACAAAATCCGTAAATGTACTAACAAAAAATAGTTATAATAATTATACTACAAAATTTGTATAGCTAACATAACATGTTCAGACCATCAGCAGTgaggcgccctaaggcgcgccttaTGGCGCGCCACGacagcatttttatcctcctccttctccacctgcagtggggcgccctaaggcgcgccctatgacgcgctacatcatcattttgttgttttgtttaattaatttaactgttttcaaataacacgtaacgagtaaaaaaacgactaaataacaagcggcgaagttttaataaaaaaaaattacaccattcaactaaaaaaagaaacaaactaAGTCGGgtcaattcccaacttcctacgaccatcgtccgcggccttcacaatggggcggacgatgtcgctgacgatggccatcgtccgcgaccatcgtccgcggtttaagtcgcgcccgaagcataggccgcgactatcgtccgcggcctatgccacacacccacagtgggggcggacgatgcgcgccatcgggcgtgccatcgttcgcccattgcggatggtctCAGTCTTATGTATACaatgaatttatatgaaatgTGTGTGAATTGGCCTAGTTATAGAGTGAGTAATATATGGATCCATAGTCTTATGTGTACaatgaatttatatgaaatgTGTGTAAATTGGCCTAGTTATAGATGGAGTAATATATGGATCCATAGATCTCTGATTTGAGTCCAATGTGACGTATCATCTAACTTTTTGTTAatttactaattaaaaaaattaaatatacttgaccatataaatgaataaaaaaaatcgttAGTTTatattattccctccgtccgtcaataaatgtctcatttcacttttattatatttagtaAGTGGATCttactttccactaactcattccactcacattttattacaaaatcaatatataaaagtagactcacattctactaacttttctacTCACTTTACTACATAAAgtgaaataattttttaaagccCGTGCcagtcaaatatgagacatttaattatGGACGGAGGGATTATCTGTACGTTTATTTGTCACTTGTCAAGTAAAAGTAGGAATAGTAATTAATGTATAACTATTTACCaaatttcaattattagataaaaaaaatagaagaatGGTAAAAGTAGGAATACTAATTAATGTATTACTAGATACCAAGTTTCAAttattagataaaaaaatagaagaatgatatttgatggattttaaaaacaaggaaaatattTTGAAGGCGTTTTAATTCATTGTGAACTAATAAAACACTcttataataaattttatattttcaaatatgaaaatttaaaactcAATCTCAATGTGTCATTTTTTAATTCAGTGATTGAgatttgatatattatataaatGGATATGCTTGATCATATAAGAATATAATAGCTAGAGCATGCATAGGAGTAAAATATAAATCAGGCGTTTGGCAAGATTTGCATGCGAAATCGACGTGGAAGATGGGAGAGGCAAAACGTGATCACCCCACCAACTATTAATCCCCTTCATCCAACACGTAACAGCCATGCAACCCCTTCACTCCCACTATAAAACCAAGAGCCCCTCCCCTTCCCTAAAGCATCACCTCACCACACACCACTTCAAAACCAAAAACACTCTCATCTCTTCAAATGGCGATCAAGGCGGCAGTAGCAGCAGCTCTCCTGATGGCCCTAGTGGCCGTGGCCAGCGCCACCACCTACACCACCACTGTCACGACCACGTCCTATGACGAGAGGGGCAGCCGGAAGTACCAGCAGTGCAGCCAGAAGGTGCAGGGCCGAGAGTTCCGGTCGTGCCAGAGCTTCCTGAAGCAGAGGAGCTACCTCGAGATGGACTCCGGCAGAAGCAAGCAGGAGTACGTCGAGGAGTGCTGCGAGCAGCTCAGGGACATGGACCGATACCAATGCGGCTGCGAAGCCATCAAGCACGCCGTCCAGAAGGCGCAGCAGGGAGGCTCCTCCTACCAGACCGGCCAGAGCGAGAAGATCTACGAGAGGGCGCGCGCTCTGCCCCGCCTTTGCAGATTGAGCGAGCAGCAATGCAGCTTCAACCTTGTCTTTGTCTGAACTATGGGAGGCCTATCGGCCTTGCCTTTGTCCTGACTCTGTCTCCAAATAAATAAAGAACGATTTGGGATTTCTTTTTCtatctttaatttttaatcaatCACACCTCTATATTACTCGAAGTTGGGTTATCTAATTCTAATTACAAAGTTTGTGGAATTTCTAAGTCATTTTTTGGcatgatggaatggaatgaggaggaaatggagatggaaCGGAATTGGGAGGGAATGGAACTTGGATTCATTCCATTTTTGTTCTTGTGCTTGGTGAACGTAAGGTTTACAAATGGAACGTGAGGTTTACAAATGCTTACAAATGCTTGGTGAACGTAACGTAAGGTTTACAAATGTTTACAAATGTAACGTATGGAATTATTATTCTCTGATTGATTTCACttggttttattattttttgattGGTGAATGTAAGGTGGAATGGAATTATTATTCTCTGATTGATTTCACTTGGTTTTATTATATTTCACTTGGTTTGATTATTTTTTGATTGGTGAATGTAAGGTGGAATGGAATTATTATTCTCTGATTGATTTCACttggttttattatttttcacttggttttattattttttgattGGTGAATGTAAGGTGGAATGGAATTATTATTCTCTGATTGATTTCacttgattttattattttttgattGGTGAATGCAAGGTGGAATGGAATTATTATTCTCTGATTGATTTCACttggttttattatttttcacttggttttattattttttgattGGTGAATGTAAGGTGGAATGGAATTATTATTCTCTGATTGATTTCACTTGGTTTTATTATATTTCACTTGGTTTGATTATTTTTGATTGGTGAATGTAAGGTGGAATGGAATTATTATTCTCTGATTGATTTCACttggttttattatttttcacttggttttattattttttgattGGTGAATGTAAGGTGGAATGGAATTATTATTCTCTGATTGATTTCacttgattttattattttttgattGGTGAATGCAAGGTGGTATGGAATTATTATTCTCTGATTGATTTCACttggttttattatttttcacttggttttattattttttgattGGTGAATGTAAGGTGGAATGGAATTATTATTCTCTGATTGATTTCACttggttttattatttttcacttggttttattattttttgattGGTGAATGTAAGGTGGAATGGAATTATTATTCTCTGATTGATTTCACttggttttattattttttgattGGTCACttggttttattattttttgattGGTGAATGTAAGGTTTAGAATGAAATTATTATTCCCTGATTGATTAtctgaaattattatttcaataattccCTGATTGATTATttgtttaaattattatttcaataattccCTGATTGATTATTTGTTTACAAATGGAATGAAATTATTATTCCTTGattgatttcatttttatacTTTCTATActacatataatataaaaatataatagatACTACAtataatatagaaatataatataGGTCActacatataatataaaaatataatagatACTACAtataatatagaaatataatataGACCTAATagaatggaatgaaatataaTAGACATATAATagaatggaatgaaatatattgtatggaatgaaatatgaataCTTAATAGGttgattctataaaaaaatatttatttaaaaataattttgtcaAATATTTTAGATCATATTAATTTTTACTACTATGTAAATGAGAACCACATATGTGGTGTATGTATTGttgagtgtgtgtatatatgtgcTGGTGTGTGTATATGTTTGTGTTGCTATGTGCGTGTATGTTtctgtgtgtgtgcgtgtgtgttgctatgtgtgtgttgtgtgggtgtggCCGTGTGGGGTGGGGTTGGGGGGTTGTGTGTATGAAATGGAATGGCCATTCCTTAGCTAAATATAAGGAATGACTattgtaataccccgactttttctacctttttatttgttcttgaaaggacATCGTTGGTGCATCcgaaattttttttgtcaattgTTTCTTTTATCGAGAGAAGGATTTTACTTTTGGGTCTATAACCATTATTCTTTTCCTacccaatttatttaatttttcaagcccaattcattttatttgaagCTACTTTTTGAAGCccaaattttggagaagatCAAGTCAATCTTTCTCTCAACACAAAACTGTTACCGTAAATCACTCCCTACAAAATCTCAACAATTAGAGATTCACCGTTTTTTATATACGTGTAGGCCTTCCTCAATCCCACGATAACACATAAATGCAATTTCAGAGAAACCGTGATTTCTCCCATGATCTGCAGGTACAAGCGAAACTCTCATTTACACCATGTTCCAAACGACAGTTTCATAATCCATTCTATACTTCCTAATCTGCTCCATATTTCACAATTGAGAGGAAGCAC
It contains:
- the LOC121778217 gene encoding 2S albumin seed storage protein-like, with the translated sequence MATKAALAAALLVPMVALAAATATTFTTSFDEDQERSQKIMPQHRLATPLTKRRENYQQCRQQVQGRRFHSYQRFLQQRSTNEDEEVLDSYQPSSSLQACCQELKQMDSQQCGWEAIRQAVKQAQQSTRRYQTGQSEQVYEQARALPRDAASASNNATSASSWFEEIDTVNYPCLFPFQIKVMQG
- the LOC121768853 gene encoding glucosamine 6-phosphate N-acetyltransferase-like: MEKTKSSMEDEAFEVRKLEISDKKKGFVELLQQLTVCDSISDEAFNERFREVAKYGNDHLICVIEDKGSGRIIATGSVFIEKKFIRNCGKVGHIEDVVVDSNVRGKRLGKKIIEFLSDHARSTGCYKVILDCSSDNMPFYNRCGFKQKEMQMVKYF
- the LOC121780796 gene encoding 2S seed storage protein-like; protein product: MAIKAAVAAALLMALVAVASATTYTTTVTTTSYDERGSRKYQQCSQKVQGREFRSCQSFLKQRSYLEMDSGRSKQEYVEECCEQLRDMDRYQCGCEAIKHAVQKAQQGGSSYQTGQSEKIYERARALPRLCRLSEQQCSFNLVFV